The Thermoplasmata archaeon genome includes a region encoding these proteins:
- the tpiA gene encoding triose-phosphate isomerase — MRLPVIVVNFKVYPEVLGKRGWHLAQQCAQVAEDTGASIVIAPPLSDLAHIARLVHIPVFGQHADTAEAGAHTGWLPPEALLEAGAAGTLLNHSERKIPHRNVAALIPRCERLGLEVIACADDLKEAEALARLGPDYIAVEPPELIGGDVSVTTARPEVVSDAVARIHAVDRGVSVLCGAGVKDRKDVRKALELGTVGVLLASGVVKARRPDKALRDLVSGLK, encoded by the coding sequence GTGCGGCTCCCGGTCATCGTCGTGAACTTCAAGGTCTATCCCGAGGTCCTCGGGAAGCGTGGTTGGCATCTAGCCCAGCAGTGCGCCCAGGTCGCGGAGGACACCGGAGCCTCGATCGTCATCGCGCCCCCGCTCTCCGACCTCGCCCACATCGCACGCCTCGTGCACATCCCCGTCTTCGGCCAGCATGCGGACACCGCGGAGGCGGGGGCCCACACGGGCTGGCTTCCCCCCGAGGCACTCCTCGAGGCGGGGGCGGCTGGCACGTTGCTGAACCACAGCGAGCGGAAGATCCCGCACCGGAACGTCGCGGCCCTCATCCCGCGATGCGAGAGGCTCGGCCTCGAGGTCATCGCCTGCGCGGACGATCTCAAGGAGGCCGAGGCGTTGGCTCGCCTGGGTCCGGACTACATCGCCGTGGAGCCTCCGGAGCTCATCGGCGGCGACGTGAGCGTGACGACCGCCCGGCCCGAGGTGGTCTCCGACGCCGTCGCGCGAATCCACGCCGTGGACCGGGGCGTGAGCGTCCTCTGCGGTGCGGGCGTCAAGGACCGCAAGGACGTGCGCAAGGCGCTCGAGCTCGGGACCGTGGGAGTCCTTCTGGCCTCCGGGGTCGTGAAGGCCAGACGGCCCGACAAGGCGCTCCGGGACCTCGTGAGCGGGCTCAAGTGA
- a CDS encoding tagatose 1,6-diphosphate aldolase: MVSVRISIGKLRGLQQISDDAGRFTMIAMDQRGSLQKMLHPENPKASSYAEMEAVKLGVTEALAPLASGYLLDPDFGVGPAVNRFALPGRTGLLVALETSGYEKKGNWRLTKLLDGWGVEKVKRLGASAAKLLIFFNPDAPRDVVDHQIKVVRSVADECRRLDLAFVCEPMSYPVDETEEAFAHHKADTVIRTAEALSPLGLDLLKAEFPGDPRVTLDPEELRRNCERLSRTTKVPWVVLSAGADFDVFRKLVELACQGGASGFLAGRAIWKDAFREKTLARQMEYVRTQGAKNFQALADLAHRYARPWWDFYGGKEKLADHFEGWYVAY; encoded by the coding sequence GTGGTTTCCGTGCGAATCTCGATCGGCAAGCTCCGCGGCCTACAGCAAATCTCGGACGACGCGGGCCGTTTCACGATGATCGCGATGGACCAGCGGGGAAGCCTCCAGAAGATGCTCCATCCCGAGAACCCGAAGGCCTCGTCGTATGCGGAGATGGAGGCGGTCAAGCTCGGTGTGACGGAGGCCTTGGCCCCCCTCGCCAGCGGCTATCTCCTCGACCCGGACTTCGGCGTCGGGCCTGCGGTGAACCGGTTCGCCCTCCCGGGCCGGACGGGGCTCCTGGTGGCCCTGGAGACCTCCGGGTACGAGAAGAAGGGGAACTGGCGGCTCACGAAGCTCCTCGACGGCTGGGGCGTGGAGAAGGTGAAGCGGCTCGGCGCGAGCGCGGCCAAGCTCCTCATCTTCTTCAACCCCGATGCCCCGCGCGACGTCGTCGACCACCAGATCAAGGTCGTCCGCTCCGTGGCCGACGAATGCCGCCGGCTGGACCTCGCGTTCGTCTGCGAGCCCATGTCCTATCCCGTGGACGAGACCGAGGAGGCGTTCGCGCACCACAAGGCGGACACGGTCATCCGCACGGCGGAGGCCCTGTCGCCGCTGGGCCTCGACCTGCTCAAGGCGGAGTTCCCCGGGGACCCTAGGGTGACCCTGGACCCGGAAGAGCTGCGGAGGAACTGCGAGCGGCTCAGCCGCACGACCAAGGTGCCCTGGGTCGTGCTGAGCGCGGGGGCGGACTTCGACGTGTTCCGCAAGCTCGTCGAGCTCGCGTGCCAGGGTGGCGCATCCGGGTTCCTCGCGGGACGGGCGATCTGGAAGGACGCGTTCCGCGAGAAGACCCTCGCGCGGCAGATGGAGTACGTGCGGACGCAGGGCGCGAAGAACTTCCAGGCCCTCGCGGATCTCGCCCACCGCTATGCGCGACCCTGGTGGGACTTCTACGGCGGAAAGGAAAAGCTCGCGGACCATTTCGAGGGATGGTACGTCGCCTACTGA
- a CDS encoding class 1 fructose-bisphosphatase — translation MAALTGRIRQELPVRRDPVATRNVYGEQQLDLDVWMNELFVDALRDSGLVSQVASEEMGEVKKLGPGRFSVVLDPLDGSSNVKSNNIFGTIFGIFDGTDLPAQGSDLFAAGYLIYGPATSLVYATPTGVHEFVQGGGGRPEEFFLIEEGLRLPPKGKLYGIGGHREKWIPPVKAFVGELERELMNLRYGGSFVGDFNQILHYGGFFAYPAQVDKPAGKYRLHFESSPIAFIAEAAGGAGTTGPERILDVAATGIDQTVPTYVGNRDLVDRFRSRL, via the coding sequence ATGGCGGCGCTCACGGGCCGCATCCGGCAGGAGTTGCCGGTCCGGAGGGATCCGGTCGCCACCCGGAACGTGTACGGGGAGCAGCAACTCGATCTCGACGTTTGGATGAACGAACTGTTCGTGGACGCTCTGCGCGATTCCGGGCTCGTGTCCCAGGTCGCCTCGGAGGAAATGGGGGAGGTGAAGAAGCTCGGCCCCGGACGCTTCTCCGTGGTCCTGGACCCCCTCGACGGTTCCTCCAACGTGAAGAGCAACAACATCTTCGGGACCATCTTCGGAATCTTCGATGGGACGGACCTCCCGGCGCAAGGCTCGGACCTCTTCGCGGCCGGCTACCTGATCTACGGTCCGGCCACGAGTCTGGTCTATGCCACCCCGACGGGAGTCCATGAGTTCGTCCAAGGAGGCGGGGGCCGACCCGAGGAATTCTTCCTCATCGAGGAAGGTCTTCGACTTCCGCCGAAAGGCAAGCTGTACGGGATCGGCGGACACCGCGAGAAGTGGATCCCTCCCGTGAAGGCGTTCGTCGGGGAGCTGGAACGGGAGCTGATGAATCTCCGCTACGGCGGCTCGTTCGTCGGGGACTTCAACCAGATCCTCCACTATGGGGGCTTTTTCGCGTATCCGGCCCAGGTGGACAAGCCCGCGGGCAAGTACCGGCTTCACTTCGAATCGAGTCCGATCGCATTCATTGCGGAGGCCGCGGGCGGGGCCGGAACCACCGGCCCGGAGCGGATTCTGGACGTGGCCGCGACCGGGATCGACCAGACGGTCCCCACGTACGTTGGCAATCGGGACCTGGTCGATCGGTTTCGTTCGCGGCTCTGA
- a CDS encoding class I SAM-dependent methyltransferase translates to MRSFVSTPTNWWEDVYRSSDVADLPWYTPNLDSDLERALKEHLVSGARVLDIGTGPATQAIALTKRGYEVVATDIAPSAIAKARHAASREAVRIDFRVDNILASKLQDALVDAIVDRGVFHTLAPDARPTYVAAVHRVLRPAGLLFLKTFSDKEPGSYGPHRISAQELRDAFRSRFTVESIVDAAFQGTLRPSPKAWFATMRRR, encoded by the coding sequence GTGCGCTCCTTCGTGAGCACGCCCACGAACTGGTGGGAGGACGTGTATCGCAGCTCGGACGTCGCCGACCTGCCTTGGTACACCCCCAACCTCGATTCGGATCTTGAGCGCGCGCTGAAGGAGCATCTCGTCTCCGGGGCGCGAGTCCTCGACATCGGGACGGGCCCGGCCACCCAGGCAATCGCCCTCACGAAGCGCGGGTACGAGGTCGTGGCCACGGACATCGCGCCCTCGGCCATCGCGAAGGCGAGGCACGCTGCGAGCCGCGAGGCGGTTCGGATCGATTTCCGCGTCGACAACATCCTCGCGTCGAAACTCCAAGACGCCCTCGTGGACGCGATCGTGGACCGGGGGGTCTTCCACACGCTGGCCCCGGACGCCAGGCCGACGTACGTGGCCGCGGTCCACCGCGTCCTCCGGCCCGCGGGTCTTCTCTTCCTGAAGACTTTCTCCGACAAGGAGCCCGGATCCTACGGTCCCCACCGGATCTCCGCCCAGGAACTGCGAGACGCCTTCCGGAGCCGGTTCACCGTGGAGTCCATCGTGGACGCGGCGTTCCAGGGGACCTTGCGGCCCAGCCCGAAAGCGTGGTTCGCGACGATGCGCCGCCGGTGA
- a CDS encoding GNAT family N-acetyltransferase: MAVEIRPFTLADVPFGIMLTDAEEWDRVPADWVRLLRLEPEGAFLAVADGIPAGTAAALTFGRMAWIHSVIVLRDLRRQGIGEALMRACLDFVDRRGIRTTKLDSVAGTEAFYRRLGFLEEYPSWRLLADGKAGRPRAARLRPKEYAAVFAFDREMTGLDRSAALKAILADYPDRAFVVRSKGRVRGYIVVRRGSRRDPVGPWVADPDDPEVATRLLESVLTTGEDRKFRMCVGGYHEAAVKIAEELGFTRPDHSIRMYRGEPFMESLACYAMISAEKG; encoded by the coding sequence GTGGCCGTGGAGATCCGTCCCTTCACCCTGGCGGATGTCCCGTTCGGCATCATGCTGACGGACGCCGAGGAGTGGGACCGCGTCCCCGCGGACTGGGTGCGGCTCCTTCGGCTCGAGCCCGAAGGCGCCTTCCTCGCCGTGGCCGACGGCATTCCTGCGGGCACCGCCGCGGCGCTAACGTTCGGGCGGATGGCGTGGATCCACTCCGTGATCGTCCTCCGGGATCTCCGCCGCCAGGGCATCGGCGAGGCGCTGATGCGCGCCTGCCTCGACTTCGTCGATCGCCGTGGGATCCGGACCACGAAGCTCGACAGCGTGGCGGGCACAGAGGCGTTCTACCGCCGCCTCGGCTTCCTCGAGGAGTATCCCTCGTGGCGACTCCTGGCCGACGGCAAGGCGGGAAGGCCGAGGGCGGCGAGATTGAGACCCAAGGAATACGCCGCCGTGTTCGCGTTCGACCGGGAGATGACGGGGCTCGACCGGAGCGCCGCCCTCAAGGCCATCCTCGCGGACTACCCGGATCGCGCCTTCGTGGTCCGATCCAAGGGGCGGGTCCGCGGGTACATTGTCGTCCGGCGGGGGTCCCGGCGCGATCCCGTGGGCCCCTGGGTCGCGGACCCCGACGACCCGGAGGTGGCCACCAGACTTCTCGAATCCGTCTTGACCACGGGGGAGGACCGCAAGTTCCGGATGTGCGTCGGCGGGTACCACGAGGCGGCCGTGAAGATCGCCGAGGAACTGGGCTTCACCCGACCCGACCATTCCATCCGGATGTACCGCGGCGAGCCGTTCATGGAGTCGCTGGCCTGCTACGCGATGATCTCCGCGGAGAAGGGGTGA